One Pectinophora gossypiella chromosome 21, ilPecGoss1.1, whole genome shotgun sequence genomic region harbors:
- the LOC126376723 gene encoding ubiquitin-conjugating enzyme E2 T-like, giving the protein MSAARTARLVREVKNFEIKPPWGITCHPEKDDTYDVLLVNLQGPKGSPYERGTFKLTVTIPERYPFEPPLVKFTTPVYHPNIDKGGRICMDMLKMPPKGAWLPTITLETLLVSLQTLLANPNPDDPLMMDVANEYKYSIDTFVENARRYTEKYAT; this is encoded by the exons ATGTCAGCAGCACGAACGGCTCGTCTTGTTAGGGAAGTAAAAAACTTCGAAATTAAGCCTCCGTGGGGCATAACCTGCCATCCAGAGAAAGATGACACCTACGATGTGCTTTTGGTGAATTTGCAAGGCCCTAAGGGATCTCCTTACGAAAGAGGGACGTTTAAATTGACCGTGACGATCCCTGAGAGGTATCCCTTTGAGCCTCCATTGGTTAAATTCACTACGCCGGTGTATCATCCTAATATAGACAAAG gaGGCCGTATCTGCATGGATATGTTAAAGATGCCTCCTAAAGGTGCTTGGCTCCCGACCATCACACTGGAGACTTTACTGGTGTCTCTGCAGACCCTCCTTGCGAACCCAAACCCTGACGACCCCCTTATGATGGATGTAGCCAACGAATACAAGTACAGTATAGACACTTTTGTTGAAAACGCAAGGAGATATACAGAGAAGTATGCCACgtga